The DNA region TCTAAAAACGGCAAGTACACCAGCGTTTCAGTAAACGTTAGGATGAAAAACCCCGATGCCGTAATTGAAAAGTACAAAGAGGTTGCAGAAAAAGTGGAAGGTGTCATTAGCCTTTAGAGTCTGTTTAGGAATTTATGATTAAATATTTTATAGATTATTTTTGGTGCGGTATGAGTCAAAATTTTTAAGCATAGCATCGCTACTGTTCAAAATTTTAACGAAATAACGCACAAAAAGAAACGTAAAAGAATAATTGATAAATTCCTAAACAGGCTCTTAATATTTTTTTGTATTTTGCACAGGCACAATAACTACATGCAAACCATTAATTTCTACACATTTTAATTTTGATCGATAATTTAGAATACAATACAGAGCGCGAGCATTTGATCATTCCCGAGTACGGACGCCACATGCAGAAAATGATCAACTTCGCCAAAAACGTTGAAAGCAAAGAAGAGCGGAATAAAGTGGCTAAAGCCATTATTTCGGTTATGGGCAATATGCAGCCCCATTTAAGGGACGTGCCCGATTTTCAGCATAAACTTTGGGACCAGTTGTTTATCATGTCCAATTTCGAGTTGGATGTCGATTCACCATACGAAAAGCCGACGAAAGAACTTTTTGAAGAGCGCCCAGAGCCCTTAAAATATCCACAAAACCATCCTAAATACCGTTTTTACGGAAACAATATCAAAATCATGATTGATGTGGCCAATACTTGGGACGATGGCGATTTAAAAGAAGCGTTGATCTATACCATTGCCAACCACATGAAAAAGTGTTTCTTAAATTGGAACAAAGACACGGTTGAAGACGATGTAATTTACGATCATTTATTTGAGCTTTCCGGAGGAAAAATCAATCTGAAAAATTCAGAAGAAGACTTATCCGATGCTTCGAGTTTAATGCGTTCCAAGAGCAAATACTCGGGCGGAAAAAAGGGCCATCACAAAAAAGGAAGCAATCGTCAACGTAAGCGCTACTAATCGATATGGGAGTATTTAAAATTGAAGGCGGGCATCAATTAAAAGGAAGCATTCAGCCACAAGGTGCCAAAAACGAAGCCCTCCAAATATTATGTGCTGTACTGCTTAGTCCAGAAAAAATTACCATAAATAACATTCCCGATATTGTTGATGTTAACAAGCTCATCGATTTGTTGCGCAAACTGGGGGTGAAAATTGAAAAACTTCAAAAAGGCTCATACTCTTTTCAAGCCGATGAAGTGAACCTAAAATATTTAGAATCCGATCAGTTTAAAATTGATGGTCGTGGTTTGCGAGGTTCCATTATGATTGTGGGGCCTTTATTGGCACGATTCGGAAAAGGCTATATTCCAAAACCTGGAGGCGATAAAATTGGTCGCCGCCGATTGGATACCCACTTTGAAGGGTTGATAAAATTAGGAGCCAAATTTGGTTACAGTCGTGAAGAACAATTCTACGGTGTTGAAGCCAAGAAATTAAAAGGGACTTACATGCTCCTTGAGGAAGCTTCGGTTACCGGAACGGCCAATATTTTAATGGCCGCTGTTTTGGCCGAAGGGCAAACCACCATTTACAATGCCGCCTGCGAACCTTATTTACAGCAATTGTGTAAAATGCTTAATAGAATGGGGGCGAAGATTAGTGGGGTAGGGTCAAATATGTTGATTATTGACGGTGTGGAGAGTTTGGGAGGTACCGAGCACACTATGTTGCCCGATATGATTGAAATTGGAAGTTGGATTGGTTTGGCGGCAATGACAAAAAGCGAACTGACCATCACCAATGTATCGTGGAAAGATTTAGGGATTATTCCTGAAACGTTCAGAAAATTAGGGATTACCGTTGAACGAAAAGGCGACGATATTTATATTCCAGCACATACCGACGGTTACGAAATACAAAGCTTTATCGACGGGTCTATTTTAACCATTGCCGATGCACCTTGGCCCGGATTTACACCAGACTTGTTGAGTATTATTTTGGTGGTGGCCACACAGGCACGAGGCAGTGTGTTGGTACACCAAAAAATGTTTGAAAGCCGATTGTTCTTTGTGGATAAATTAATCGACATGGGGGCAAAAATTATTCTTTGCGACCCGCATCGAGCTACAGTGATTGGTCACGATTTCAAATCAACGTTAAAAGCGACTACCATGACCTCTCCCGATATTCGAGCAGGGGTATCGTTATTGATTGCCGCGCTTTCAGCAAAAGGTACATCAACCATTCAAAATATAGAACAGATAGACCGTGGTTACGAAAACATAGACGAACGTCTGCGTGCCATTGGTGCCAAAATAGAAAGGATAGATTAATTAATCTATCCTTTTTTTTATGCTGCTTCTTTTAAGAATTATTCTTTTTTCTTGTTTTTAAAAGTATCGAAATCTGATTTTGTTTCCGTTTTTGGAAAGCTGTTATTAGCAGTATTGGTATCTGCAAATTCAAAATTCGGGTCTAAATTAATTTTAGCGACTGCTTTGGTTTTTACAAAGGTTGGTGTGATTTCATATTCATTTCTGCGCCAAACCTGTGCTGGTAGGGTTTCTATTTCGGTAGTACCATCGGTGAAAACCCATTCAATGGTTACGGGCATAACCAAACCGCCAATATTTTTAATGGTGAGCTCATAAATATTTTTGCCTAAAAGTTCCTTTCTTACGGCATCATCGTCCAATCTTGATAAAAACTGACCGTAATCTTTGTCCGGGGTGTCGTTAATGGTAATCATTTCCGGGCCATTTGAAAAATCATCGGTAATGGTTTCACTGCTTTTTTCGGTAGTTGCAATTTTGCTTTTCGAAGTGCCTTTTTGGTCTTCAATATTTGAGTCTTCTTCAAAAACCTTAAACCATTTTACGTTGCTTAATTCCAAATCAACGTGGTCGGTGGTAAAAAACCATCCTCTAAAAAACCAGTCTAAATCGGTGGCGGTGGCGTCTTCCAAGGTTCTGAACAAATCGGCCGGATTGGGATGTTTGTATTTCCAACGGTTGGCGTATTCTTTAAAAGCTTCATCAAATAGTTCTTTTCCAATAATGGAATTTCGGAGCATTTGCAGCCCAACGGTGGGCTTTACATAAAAGTTCATGCCGAATTGATTGAACAACTCATTGTCTGAAGTGGTCATAACGGGGCGTAAAATACTTTTGTCGCCGCTCATAAAGGGGATGATGGTTTTTGGGGTAAAACTGTTGAAGCTGGGGTAGCGCTCGGCGAGTGTTCGGTGGTGCAAAAAGGTGTTGAGGCCTTCGTCCATCCACATCCATTTACGCTCGTCTGAACTCACGATCATCGGGAACCAATTATGGCCTACTTCGTGGATAATGGTGCTAACCATACGCTGTTTTGCCGTATGGCTAATTTTTCCATTAACGGGCCTTCCGCCGTTAAAACTAATCATCGGGAATTCGATTCCAACGTTTGAGGTGTTCACCGAAATACAAACGGGGTAAGGGTAATCGAAAGTGGCTTCAGAGTACACTTCCAAAGCGTGGGCTATGGCTTTGGTCGATTCTTCCTGCCAAACGGGCAAGCCTTCCTTGGGGTAAAACGACATCGCCATTGCCGTGTTGGTGGGCAGTTTTATAGCTTGGGCATCCCACAGGAATTTTCGGGATGAGGCAAACGCAAAATCGCGAACGTTTTCGGCCTTAAATTTCCACGTTTTCTGTTTGGTCGATTTTTGCTTTTCATTTGTGATGGCCTCTTCTTCGGTTATAATCATTATGGGTTTATCAAACGACTTTTCTGCAGATTTTAAGCGTTTAAGTTGCGTTTTCGTAAGTACATCTTCGCTATTTATAAGTTTGCCCGTTGAGGCTACAATATGGTCTTCGGGCACGGTGATTTCAACTTCGTAATTGCCAAATTCCAGAGCAAATTCGCCCAATTTCTGGAATTGTTGGTTTTGCCAGCCTTCGGTATCGTTATAAACCGCCATTCTTGGGAACCAGTGAGCTATAAGATAAGCGGTGTTGTCGTCTCCCGGAAAATATTCGTAACCCTCGCGAGACAATAAAAACAAACTGCGGTCGGTGATGTGGTAAGACCAAGAAATGGAAAGTTGCGTTGATACACCCGATTTGAGTGTTTTGTTCAGTTTTACCTTCATCATGGTATTATTTACCAAGGTCTTTAGCGGTTTTCCATCTCCATCTTTTACATGTTTAATGGAGTAGCCTGCAGGAAAATCAATGGCTCGGGTAAGAAACTGCATTTTTCGAGTGCTCATACCGTCCTCGATGTTGTTGTTTATGGTGCCAAAATCTTCGTTCCCTTTTTTATTGACGTTTTGCTCCAACTGAACCCAGACATAAC from Tamlana crocina includes:
- a CDS encoding M1 family metallopeptidase translates to MMIRLLFSVLVTVYFTSILNAQNQTWQGKFEPIDRLIAPPNTYRTASGAPGKAYWQQRADYHIKVTLNETNNTISGEETITYYNNSPDDLSYVWVQLEQNVNKKGNEDFGTINNNIEDGMSTRKMQFLTRAIDFPAGYSIKHVKDGDGKPLKTLVNNTMMKVKLNKTLKSGVSTQLSISWSYHITDRSLFLLSREGYEYFPGDDNTAYLIAHWFPRMAVYNDTEGWQNQQFQKLGEFALEFGNYEVEITVPEDHIVASTGKLINSEDVLTKTQLKRLKSAEKSFDKPIMIITEEEAITNEKQKSTKQKTWKFKAENVRDFAFASSRKFLWDAQAIKLPTNTAMAMSFYPKEGLPVWQEESTKAIAHALEVYSEATFDYPYPVCISVNTSNVGIEFPMISFNGGRPVNGKISHTAKQRMVSTIIHEVGHNWFPMIVSSDERKWMWMDEGLNTFLHHRTLAERYPSFNSFTPKTIIPFMSGDKSILRPVMTTSDNELFNQFGMNFYVKPTVGLQMLRNSIIGKELFDEAFKEYANRWKYKHPNPADLFRTLEDATATDLDWFFRGWFFTTDHVDLELSNVKWFKVFEEDSNIEDQKGTSKSKIATTEKSSETITDDFSNGPEMITINDTPDKDYGQFLSRLDDDAVRKELLGKNIYELTIKNIGGLVMPVTIEWVFTDGTTEIETLPAQVWRRNEYEITPTFVKTKAVAKINLDPNFEFADTNTANNSFPKTETKSDFDTFKNKKKE
- a CDS encoding DUF4290 domain-containing protein encodes the protein MIDNLEYNTEREHLIIPEYGRHMQKMINFAKNVESKEERNKVAKAIISVMGNMQPHLRDVPDFQHKLWDQLFIMSNFELDVDSPYEKPTKELFEERPEPLKYPQNHPKYRFYGNNIKIMIDVANTWDDGDLKEALIYTIANHMKKCFLNWNKDTVEDDVIYDHLFELSGGKINLKNSEEDLSDASSLMRSKSKYSGGKKGHHKKGSNRQRKRY
- the murA gene encoding UDP-N-acetylglucosamine 1-carboxyvinyltransferase, which produces MGVFKIEGGHQLKGSIQPQGAKNEALQILCAVLLSPEKITINNIPDIVDVNKLIDLLRKLGVKIEKLQKGSYSFQADEVNLKYLESDQFKIDGRGLRGSIMIVGPLLARFGKGYIPKPGGDKIGRRRLDTHFEGLIKLGAKFGYSREEQFYGVEAKKLKGTYMLLEEASVTGTANILMAAVLAEGQTTIYNAACEPYLQQLCKMLNRMGAKISGVGSNMLIIDGVESLGGTEHTMLPDMIEIGSWIGLAAMTKSELTITNVSWKDLGIIPETFRKLGITVERKGDDIYIPAHTDGYEIQSFIDGSILTIADAPWPGFTPDLLSIILVVATQARGSVLVHQKMFESRLFFVDKLIDMGAKIILCDPHRATVIGHDFKSTLKATTMTSPDIRAGVSLLIAALSAKGTSTIQNIEQIDRGYENIDERLRAIGAKIERID